The following are from one region of the Salvelinus alpinus chromosome 16, SLU_Salpinus.1, whole genome shotgun sequence genome:
- the LOC139541309 gene encoding ras-like protein family member 11B, whose product MRLIQNMSTIAEFATPECLSNRTIKIAVIGGSGVGKTALVVRFLTRRFIGDYERNAGNLYSREVQVDGEQAAIQVQDTPGVDVTCNGLSLPDHVTCSIQWADAVVLVYSVTDRHSFDLIGQLHQLVARAGGANVPPVILLANKADLLHMRRVDAEQGPLLAAALGCSFYEVSASEDYSQVHGAFHRLCCHMAKQQPQASLSSHTTTGAGEKKGRSPLIPRPKSPNMQDLKRRFKQALSAKVRTVTSV is encoded by the exons ATGCGTCTGATCCAGAACATGTCAACCATCGCGGAGTTTGCGACCCCAGAGTGTCTGTCTAACCGGACCATCAAAATAGCGGTGATTGGGGGCAGCGGAGTTGGCAAAACAG CTCTGGTAGTAAGATTCCTGACAAGGCGCTTTATTGGCGACTATGAGAGAAACGCAGGAAACCTTTATTCAAGAGAGGTCCAAGTGGACGGAGAGCAGGCAGCCATCCAAGTCCAGGACACGCCGGGTGTTGAT GTGACATGCAACGGCCTCAGCCTCCCTGATCATGTGACCTGCTCCATCCAATGGGCAGATGCTGTGGTGTTGGTCTACTCTGTGACTGACCGCCATAGCTTCGATCTGATTGGCCAGTTGCACCAGCTGGTGGCCCGTGCGGGCGGGGCCAACGTGCCTcctgtcatcctgctggccaaTAAGGCGGACCTGCTGCACATGAGGCGGGTGGATGCCGAACAGGGCCCCTTGTTGGCGGCGGCGCTGGGCTGCTCCTTCTACGAGGTGTCAGCCAGCGAGGACTACAGCCAGGTGCATGGGGCCTTCCACAGGCTGTGCTGCCACATGGCCAAGCAGCAGCCCCAAGCCTCCCTGTCCTCCCACACCACAACTGGAGCAGGAGAAAAGAAGGGGCGCTCACCCCTCATCCCCAGGCCCAAGTCCCCCAACATGCAGGACCTGAAGAGGCGCTTCAAGCAGGCTCTGTCGGCTAAAGTCAGGACGGTCACCTCTGTGTGA